CACGGCTTCCGATCTGAAAGTGGGTCTGTTCCAGGACACCTCCACTTTCTGATAGCGAATTCTCCTCCGCCAGAAAGGCGAAACCTCCGCAATGCGGAGGTTTCTTTTTAAAGAGACAGAATCAGGCGATAACTGCCCTGTCTTCCATGGCCTCTCGCCAGCCTCCCAGCCACTCGGACCTTTGATTCAGGGTTTGGTACGGACACATTTCTTTCGGGCGTCCGGTAATACCAGCCTGATAACCACGTTGATGTGCCCGTTC
The Kosakonia oryzae genome window above contains:
- the rmf gene encoding ribosome modulation factor → MKRQKRDRLERAHQRGYQAGITGRPKEMCPYQTLNQRSEWLGGWREAMEDRAVIA